The genomic region TTAAATTCGACCTGTCAAAATAAAATTTTGTAAAAGCCTGTTAATAAGATAGCTTTGACGGAGCAAAAATAAACTAAAATTAATCAGAACTGATCTTATGGATAAAATCAAAATTTTGTGGGCGGATGATGAGATTGAATTGTTGAAACCACACATTATTTTTCTTGAGCAAAAAGGGTATTTGGTAACCACTTCCAACAACGGAGACGAAGCGCTTGAT from Bacteroidales bacterium harbors:
- a CDS encoding response regulator, which translates into the protein MDKIKILWADDEIELLKPHIIFLEQKGYLVTTSNNGDEALDLLKGEPFDIVFLDENMPGMSGIETLAEIKVLQPHLPVVM